A genomic region of Balearica regulorum gibbericeps isolate bBalReg1 chromosome 8, bBalReg1.pri, whole genome shotgun sequence contains the following coding sequences:
- the FUBP1 gene encoding far upstream element-binding protein 1 isoform X2 yields MADYSTVPPPASGAPGGGGGGGGGVNDAFKDALQRARQIAAKIGGDAGTSMNSNDYGYGGQKRPLEDGDGSWTSPSSTTHWEGMPSPFKDQPDAKKVAPQNDSFGNQLPPMHQQQRSVMTEEYKVPDGMVGFIIGRGGEQISRIQQESGCKIQIAPDSGGLPERSCMLTGTPESVQSAKRLLDQIVEKGRPAPGFHHGDGPGNAVQEIMIPASKAGLVIGKGGETIKQLQERAGVKMVMIQDGPQNTGADKPLRITGDPYKVQQAKEMVLELIRDQGGFREVRNEYGSRIGGNEGIDVPIPRFAVGIVIGRNGEMIKKIQNDAGVRIQFKPDDGTTPDRIAQITGPPDRCQHAAEIITDLLRSVQAGNPGGPGPGGRGRGRGQGNWNMGPPGGLQEFNFIVPTGKTGLIIGKGGETIKSISQQSGARIELQRNPPPNADPNMKMFTIRGTPQQIDYARQLIEEKIGGPVNPLGPPVPHGPHGVVPGPHGPPGPPGPGAPMGPYNPAPYNPGPPGPAPHGPPAPYAPQGWGNAYPHWQPPNPPDPGKPGTDPNSAAWAAYYAHYYQQQAQPPPAAPPGGPATTQTNGQGDQPNPAPAGQVDYTKAWEEYYKKMGQAVPAPAGAPPGGQPDYSAAWAEYYRQQAAYYAQTSPQGMPQHPPAPQCLPRPSTLGSAAKKQQC; encoded by the exons ATGGCGGACTATTCCACGGTGCCCCCTCCTGCTTCGGGTGCGCCTGGGGGAGGCGGCGGTGGAGGTGGAGGAGTGAACGATGCCTTTAAAGACGCTCTGCAGCGGGCTAGGCAG ATTGCAGCAAAAATTGGAGGAGATGCTGGCACATCAATGAATTCAAACGACTACGGTTATGGAGGACAAAAAAGACCTCTTGAGGATGGAG ATGGCTCTTGGACAAGTCCGAGCAGTACAACACACTGGGAGGGAATGCCCTCTCCTTTTAAAG ATCAACCAGATGCTAAGAAAGTTGCTCCTCAGAATGAct CTTTTGGAAATCAGCTACCACCGATGCATCAACAGCAAAG GTCTGTGATGACAGAGGAGTACAAAGTTCCAGATGGGATGGTTGGATTCA taATTGGCAGAGGTGGAGAGCAGATCTCGCGTATACAGCAAGAGTCTGGCTGTAAAATACAGATTGCACCTG ATAGTGGAGGCCTGCCTGAAAGATCATGTATGCTAACTGGAACACCAGAGTCTGTTCA ATCAGCAAAAAGATTACTTGATCAGATAGTTGAAAAGGGAAGACCTGCACCTGGCTTTCATCATGGTGATGGACCTGGAAATGCAGTCCAAGAAATTATGATTCCAGCAAGTAAAGCAGGATTAGTTATTGGAAAGGGTGGAGAGACAATTAAACAATtacag GAGCGGGCAGGTGTCAAAATGGTCATGATTCAAGATGGTCCACAGAACACTGGTGCAGACAAGCCCCTTAGGATAACTGGAGATCCTTACAAAGTTCAA CAAGCCAAGGAAATGGTGCTGGAGTTAATTCGTGATCAAGGTGGCTTTAGAGAGGTGCGCAACGAATATGGGTCAAGAATAGGAGGAAATGAAGGGATAGAC gTTCCAATACCACGATTTGCTGTAGGTATTGTAATTGGAAGAAATGGAGAGATGATAAAAAAGATACAGAACGATGCTGGTGTTAGGATCCAGTTTAAACCAG atGATGGAACAACTCCAGATAGAATAGCCCAAATCACTGGGCCTCCTGACAGATGTCAGcatgctgcagaaattattaCAGATCTCCTTCGAAGTGTTCAG gctGGTAACCCTGGTGGACCAGGGCCTGGTGGTCGAGGAAGGGGTAGAGGCCAAGGCAACTGGAACATGGGGCCTCCTGGTGGATTACAAGAATTCAATTTTATTGTTCCCACTGGCAAAACTGGATTAATCATTGGCAAAG GTGGTGAAACTATTAAAAGCATAAGCCAGCAGTCTGGTGCTAGAATAGAACTTCAAAGAAATCCTCCACCTAATGCGGATCCAAACATGAAGATGTTTACTATCCGTGGAACACCTCAGCAAATAGATTATGCACGACAACTTATAGAAGAAAAGATTGGA GGTCCAGTAAATCCATTGGGTCCACCTGTTCCCCATGGACCCCATGGTGTTGTTCCTGGCCCACATGGACCTCCTGGGCCACCAGGTCCTGGTGCTCCCATGGGACCATATAACCCAGCTCCTTATAATCCAGGGCCTCCTGGCCCTGCACCTCA TGGTCCTCCAGCTCCGTATGCTCCACAAGGATGGGGAAATGCTTATCCACACTGGCAGCCACCAAATCCACCAGATCCTG gTAAGCCAGGAACAGATCCCAATTCAGCAGCGTGGGCAGCTTATTATGCTCACTACTATCAGCAGCAAGCACAGCCaccacctgcagcccctcctGGTGGACCAGCTACAACCCAAACTAATGGACAAG GAGAtcagccaaacccagcaccaGCAGGGCAGGTTGACTATACCAAGGCCTGGGAGGAGTACTACAAAAAAATGG
- the FUBP1 gene encoding far upstream element-binding protein 1 isoform X10: MADYSTVPPPASGAPGGGGGGGGGVNDAFKDALQRARQIAAKIGGDAGTSMNSNDYGYGGQKRPLEDGDQPDAKKVAPQNDSFGNQLPPMHQQQRSVMTEEYKVPDGMVGFIIGRGGEQISRIQQESGCKIQIAPDSGGLPERSCMLTGTPESVQSAKRLLDQIVEKGRPAPGFHHGDGPGNAVQEIMIPASKAGLVIGKGGETIKQLQERAGVKMVMIQDGPQNTGADKPLRITGDPYKVQQAKEMVLELIRDQGGFREVRNEYGSRIGGNEGIDVPIPRFAVGIVIGRNGEMIKKIQNDAGVRIQFKPDDGTTPDRIAQITGPPDRCQHAAEIITDLLRSVQAGNPGGPGPGGRGRGRGQGNWNMGPPGGLQEFNFIVPTGKTGLIIGKGGETIKSISQQSGARIELQRNPPPNADPNMKMFTIRGTPQQIDYARQLIEEKIGGPVNPLGPPVPHGPHGVVPGPHGPPGPPGPGAPMGPYNPAPYNPGPPGPAPHGPPAPYAPQGWGNAYPHWQPPNPPDPGKPGTDPNSAAWAAYYAHYYQQQAQPPPAAPPGGPATTQTNGQGDQPNPAPAGQVDYTKAWEEYYKKMGQAVPAPAGAPPGGQPDYSAAWAEYYRQQAAYYAQTSPQGMPQHPPAPQGQ, encoded by the exons ATGGCGGACTATTCCACGGTGCCCCCTCCTGCTTCGGGTGCGCCTGGGGGAGGCGGCGGTGGAGGTGGAGGAGTGAACGATGCCTTTAAAGACGCTCTGCAGCGGGCTAGGCAG ATTGCAGCAAAAATTGGAGGAGATGCTGGCACATCAATGAATTCAAACGACTACGGTTATGGAGGACAAAAAAGACCTCTTGAGGATGGAG ATCAACCAGATGCTAAGAAAGTTGCTCCTCAGAATGAct CTTTTGGAAATCAGCTACCACCGATGCATCAACAGCAAAG GTCTGTGATGACAGAGGAGTACAAAGTTCCAGATGGGATGGTTGGATTCA taATTGGCAGAGGTGGAGAGCAGATCTCGCGTATACAGCAAGAGTCTGGCTGTAAAATACAGATTGCACCTG ATAGTGGAGGCCTGCCTGAAAGATCATGTATGCTAACTGGAACACCAGAGTCTGTTCA ATCAGCAAAAAGATTACTTGATCAGATAGTTGAAAAGGGAAGACCTGCACCTGGCTTTCATCATGGTGATGGACCTGGAAATGCAGTCCAAGAAATTATGATTCCAGCAAGTAAAGCAGGATTAGTTATTGGAAAGGGTGGAGAGACAATTAAACAATtacag GAGCGGGCAGGTGTCAAAATGGTCATGATTCAAGATGGTCCACAGAACACTGGTGCAGACAAGCCCCTTAGGATAACTGGAGATCCTTACAAAGTTCAA CAAGCCAAGGAAATGGTGCTGGAGTTAATTCGTGATCAAGGTGGCTTTAGAGAGGTGCGCAACGAATATGGGTCAAGAATAGGAGGAAATGAAGGGATAGAC gTTCCAATACCACGATTTGCTGTAGGTATTGTAATTGGAAGAAATGGAGAGATGATAAAAAAGATACAGAACGATGCTGGTGTTAGGATCCAGTTTAAACCAG atGATGGAACAACTCCAGATAGAATAGCCCAAATCACTGGGCCTCCTGACAGATGTCAGcatgctgcagaaattattaCAGATCTCCTTCGAAGTGTTCAG gctGGTAACCCTGGTGGACCAGGGCCTGGTGGTCGAGGAAGGGGTAGAGGCCAAGGCAACTGGAACATGGGGCCTCCTGGTGGATTACAAGAATTCAATTTTATTGTTCCCACTGGCAAAACTGGATTAATCATTGGCAAAG GTGGTGAAACTATTAAAAGCATAAGCCAGCAGTCTGGTGCTAGAATAGAACTTCAAAGAAATCCTCCACCTAATGCGGATCCAAACATGAAGATGTTTACTATCCGTGGAACACCTCAGCAAATAGATTATGCACGACAACTTATAGAAGAAAAGATTGGA GGTCCAGTAAATCCATTGGGTCCACCTGTTCCCCATGGACCCCATGGTGTTGTTCCTGGCCCACATGGACCTCCTGGGCCACCAGGTCCTGGTGCTCCCATGGGACCATATAACCCAGCTCCTTATAATCCAGGGCCTCCTGGCCCTGCACCTCA TGGTCCTCCAGCTCCGTATGCTCCACAAGGATGGGGAAATGCTTATCCACACTGGCAGCCACCAAATCCACCAGATCCTG gTAAGCCAGGAACAGATCCCAATTCAGCAGCGTGGGCAGCTTATTATGCTCACTACTATCAGCAGCAAGCACAGCCaccacctgcagcccctcctGGTGGACCAGCTACAACCCAAACTAATGGACAAG GAGAtcagccaaacccagcaccaGCAGGGCAGGTTGACTATACCAAGGCCTGGGAGGAGTACTACAAAAAAATGG